In Capsicum annuum cultivar UCD-10X-F1 chromosome 11, UCD10Xv1.1, whole genome shotgun sequence, one genomic interval encodes:
- the LOC107848169 gene encoding uncharacterized protein LOC107848169 isoform X1: MDDPVLNTIQIGSHMQEILYEKEGYLCTSCGRFGHVHKDCSHRQHPPPVDASSSTPSDIPNVPHPPQQKWQTVFSARRKNRTQGKSSTPDLETQSNTPIHKDTVKLMLRKMGNPVVQHNFREENIVADCLAKLGVNLNLPGTVISLRSPPLAVATHLADDVEGIVSTRNLLYVENPSVSSYVNSDAKPTSINVSGCTSATVRAFDESTPLLCTA; the protein is encoded by the exons ATGGATGATCCAGTACTCAATACTATCCAAATTGGCAGCCACATGCAAGAAATCCTTTATGAGAAAGAAGGATACCTATGTACCAGTTGTGGTCGTTTTGGCCATGTCCACAAAGATTGCTCCCACCGGCAACACCCTCCACCAGTAGATGCATCTTCCTCAACCCCTAGTGATATCCCTAACGTTCCTCATCCTCCACAACAAAAATGGCAAACAGTTTTTTCGGCTAGAAGGAAAAATCGTACACAAGGGAAATCAAGCACACCCGATTTGGAAACACAATCCAATACTCCAATACACAAGGATACAGTTAAG TTAATGTTGAGGAAAATGGGGAATCCAGTGGTGCAACATAACTTCCGAGAAGAAAACATAGTAGCTGACTGTTTAGCAAAACTAGGTGTCAACTTAAATCTGCCTGGAACTGTAATTTCTCTCCGTTCTCCGCCTCTTGCTGTTGCTACTCATCTGGCCGACGACGTTGAGGGCATTGTTAGTACTCGTAATCTGTTATATGTAGAAAATCCGTCCGTATCTTCATATGTAAATAGTGATGCTAAGCCTACTAGTATTAATGTTTCTGGTTGTACCTCTGCTACTGTAAGGGCCTTTGATGAGAGTACCCCTTTGCTCTGTACTGCTTAA
- the LOC107848169 gene encoding uncharacterized protein LOC107848169 isoform X2, producing MHLPQPLVISLTFLILHNKNGKQFFRLEGKIVHKGNQAHPIWKHNPILQYTRIQLRYILNLLQLIQFQLMLRKMGNPVVQHNFREENIVADCLAKLGVNLNLPGTVISLRSPPLAVATHLADDVEGIVSTRNLLYVENPSVSSYVNSDAKPTSINVSGCTSATVRAFDESTPLLCTA from the exons ATGCATCTTCCTCAACCCCTAGTGATATCCCTAACGTTCCTCATCCTCCACAACAAAAATGGCAAACAGTTTTTTCGGCTAGAAGGAAAAATCGTACACAAGGGAAATCAAGCACACCCGATTTGGAAACACAATCCAATACTCCAATACACAAGGATACAGTTAAGGTACATTCTCAATCTGCTCCAACTAATCCAATTCCAG TTAATGTTGAGGAAAATGGGGAATCCAGTGGTGCAACATAACTTCCGAGAAGAAAACATAGTAGCTGACTGTTTAGCAAAACTAGGTGTCAACTTAAATCTGCCTGGAACTGTAATTTCTCTCCGTTCTCCGCCTCTTGCTGTTGCTACTCATCTGGCCGACGACGTTGAGGGCATTGTTAGTACTCGTAATCTGTTATATGTAGAAAATCCGTCCGTATCTTCATATGTAAATAGTGATGCTAAGCCTACTAGTATTAATGTTTCTGGTTGTACCTCTGCTACTGTAAGGGCCTTTGATGAGAGTACCCCTTTGCTCTGTACTGCTTAA